The following proteins come from a genomic window of Macrobrachium nipponense isolate FS-2020 chromosome 18, ASM1510439v2, whole genome shotgun sequence:
- the LOC135196556 gene encoding coiled-coil domain-containing protein 102A-like encodes MEEHIRQLERLIKEKERKISSMSEEMQKLKSEMIQKAKVADVQRKENEERDQMLIILENTVSVLSMEKDTLHRNLQQNDKSRDEMQIKMNKLNQDLEGLRKENGRKEKNIEKLKRENENKTLKMKGLEDELQVLTIQTQMAHENLKELDQCKRELAEKNKELEKLRKQNMQKDSEILRLENECIHKQLEVSGLLKESKSVVAETKPTANGKMNDLIRRIVST; translated from the coding sequence ATGGAAGAACACATCAGACAACTCGAACGACTaatcaaagaaaaggaaagaaagatcaGTTCAATGTCCGAAGAGATGCAGAAGCTGAAAAGCGAAATGATTCAAAAGGCGAAGGTCGCAGATGTCCAAAGGAAGGAAAACGAGGAGAGAGACCAGATgctaattattttggaaaacacggTCTCAGTGCTCTCGATGGAGAAGGACACTTTGCATCGAAATCTACAGCAAAACGATAAAAGCCGAgacgaaatgcaaataaaaatgaacaagctgAATCAGGACCTGGAAGGACTTCGAaaagagaatggaaggaaagaaaagaacatagaaaagctgaagagggagaacgagaaCAAGACCTTGAAGATGAAAGGTTTAGAGGACGAGTTACAAGTCCTCACCATTCAGACACAGATGGCCCACGAAAATTTGAAAGAGCTCGACCAATGTAAAAGAGAATTAGCTGAGAAAAACAAGGAACTGGAAAAGCTGAGAAAACAGAACATGCAGAAGGATAGCGAGATCCTTCGCCTGGAAAATGAATGCATCCATAAACAATTGGAAGTCAGCGGTTTACTGAAAGAATCTAAATCTGTTGTAGCAGAAACAAAACCGACGGcaaatggaaagatgaatgacCTGATTAGGAGGATAGTTTCAACTTGA